In a single window of the Allobranchiibius huperziae genome:
- the polA gene encoding DNA polymerase I, producing MKRLLLLDGHSLAYRAFFALPVENFSTTTGQPTNAVYGFTSMLINVLRDEEPTHVGVAFDVSRQTFRSEEYAGYKANRSASPDEFKGQVSLVREVLDALKIAYVELPGYEADDIIATLTAQANAAEFDEVLICSGDRDAIQLINDRVTLLYPRKGVSDLARMTPAAVQEKYGVPPGRYSDLAAMVGETSDNLPGVPGVGPKTAAKWINQFGDLTGVVDHVGEIKGKAGEALREHLDGVLRNRRLNQLLGDLELPLDVDALERQGWDREQVHTVFDGLEFRVLRDRLFATLDAVEDEANPDANVEVDGVTLDSSEVSGWLAEAAGVGVRSGLQVVGQWARGTGDVQGVAIAPAGRDDAAYIDLETLAPDGEAALAAWLADDERPKALHDAKGPLQALMARGMPVRGVVSDTALAAYLVRPDQRSYDLTDLVLRHLKRELVGTPDNAAQGVLDLGVGDQRSDEAMAQARAVLDLSVSLDTELEAIGETALLRDVELPLVGVLATMERAGIGVDVDAMQVLEADYGDGVSSAAADAYEAIGGEQINLGSPKQLQVVLFETLGMPKTKRTKTGYTTDADALSDLYARTEHPFLEALLRHRDSSRLRVTVEGLLKSVADDGRIHTTYQQTIAATGRLSSTDPNLQNIPIRTEAGRRIREVFVVGSGYETLMSADYSQIEMRIMAHLSGDEGLIEAFRTGEDLHRFVGSRVFHVEPADVTGEMRSKVKAMSYGLAYGLSAFGLSKQLTISTEEAKALMDEYFARFGGVRDYLREVVAAASLTGYTETMLGRRRYLPDLTSTNRQRRDMAERMALNAPIQGSAADIIKLAMLRVDAALRTADAQSRMLLQVHDELVLEIAPGERADVEALVRREMGAAIDLDVPLDVSVGVGSSWHDAAH from the coding sequence GTGAAACGGCTGCTGTTGTTGGACGGGCATTCCCTTGCGTACCGAGCGTTCTTCGCGCTCCCGGTGGAGAACTTCTCGACCACGACGGGGCAACCGACGAACGCCGTCTACGGCTTCACCTCGATGCTCATCAACGTGCTGCGCGACGAGGAGCCGACCCACGTGGGCGTCGCGTTCGACGTCTCCCGGCAGACGTTCCGCAGCGAGGAGTACGCCGGTTACAAGGCCAACCGTTCGGCGTCCCCCGACGAGTTCAAGGGCCAGGTCTCCCTGGTCCGCGAGGTGCTCGACGCGCTGAAGATCGCCTACGTCGAGCTCCCCGGTTACGAGGCCGACGACATCATCGCCACCCTCACCGCGCAGGCCAACGCGGCGGAGTTCGACGAGGTGCTGATCTGCTCCGGTGACCGTGACGCGATCCAGCTCATCAACGATCGCGTCACGCTGCTCTACCCGCGCAAGGGCGTCTCCGACCTCGCACGGATGACTCCGGCAGCCGTGCAGGAGAAGTACGGCGTGCCACCGGGTCGTTACAGCGACCTGGCCGCCATGGTCGGTGAGACCTCCGACAACCTGCCCGGTGTCCCCGGGGTCGGCCCCAAGACCGCCGCGAAGTGGATCAACCAGTTCGGCGACCTGACGGGCGTCGTGGACCACGTCGGGGAGATCAAGGGCAAGGCCGGGGAGGCACTGCGCGAACACCTCGACGGGGTGCTGCGCAACCGCCGCCTCAACCAGCTGCTCGGCGATCTGGAGCTGCCGCTCGACGTCGACGCGCTGGAGCGACAGGGATGGGACCGCGAGCAGGTGCACACCGTCTTCGACGGGCTGGAGTTCCGGGTGCTGCGCGACCGGTTGTTCGCGACCCTCGACGCCGTCGAGGACGAGGCCAACCCCGACGCCAACGTCGAGGTCGACGGCGTCACGTTGGACAGCTCGGAGGTGTCCGGGTGGTTGGCGGAGGCCGCCGGCGTCGGCGTGCGCAGCGGTCTGCAGGTCGTCGGACAGTGGGCGCGCGGCACCGGTGACGTGCAGGGAGTGGCGATCGCCCCGGCGGGTCGCGACGACGCGGCGTACATCGATCTTGAGACGCTGGCGCCCGACGGGGAGGCAGCGCTGGCAGCCTGGCTGGCCGACGACGAGCGCCCCAAGGCTCTGCACGACGCGAAGGGACCGCTGCAGGCCCTCATGGCACGCGGGATGCCGGTGCGCGGCGTGGTGAGCGACACCGCATTGGCGGCCTACCTCGTGCGGCCGGACCAGCGCTCCTACGACCTGACCGACCTGGTGCTGCGCCACCTCAAACGCGAACTCGTCGGCACCCCCGACAACGCCGCCCAGGGCGTGCTCGACCTGGGGGTGGGCGACCAACGGTCCGACGAGGCGATGGCCCAGGCCCGTGCCGTGCTCGACCTGTCGGTGTCCCTCGACACCGAGTTGGAGGCCATCGGCGAGACCGCGCTGCTGCGCGACGTCGAGCTGCCCCTGGTGGGCGTGCTCGCGACCATGGAGCGGGCGGGTATCGGCGTCGACGTCGACGCGATGCAGGTGCTCGAGGCCGACTACGGCGACGGGGTCTCCTCCGCCGCGGCCGACGCGTACGAGGCCATCGGCGGTGAGCAGATCAACCTCGGCTCGCCGAAGCAGCTGCAGGTGGTGCTCTTCGAGACGCTGGGGATGCCCAAGACCAAGCGCACCAAGACCGGCTACACGACCGACGCCGACGCACTGAGCGACCTCTACGCGCGCACCGAGCACCCGTTCCTGGAGGCGCTGCTGCGCCACCGGGACAGCTCGCGGCTGCGGGTGACGGTGGAGGGGCTGCTCAAGTCCGTCGCCGACGACGGGCGCATCCACACGACGTACCAGCAGACCATCGCCGCGACCGGGCGGCTCTCCTCGACCGATCCCAACCTGCAGAACATCCCGATCCGCACCGAGGCGGGCCGGCGCATCCGCGAGGTCTTCGTGGTCGGATCGGGTTACGAGACACTGATGTCCGCGGACTACAGCCAGATCGAGATGCGCATCATGGCGCACCTGTCCGGCGACGAAGGCCTCATCGAGGCGTTCCGCACCGGTGAGGACCTGCACCGGTTCGTGGGGTCGCGGGTCTTCCACGTCGAGCCCGCCGACGTCACCGGTGAGATGCGCTCCAAGGTGAAGGCGATGTCGTACGGCCTGGCCTACGGGCTGTCGGCGTTCGGGCTGTCCAAGCAGCTGACCATCAGCACCGAGGAGGCCAAGGCGCTGATGGACGAGTACTTCGCCCGGTTCGGTGGGGTGCGCGACTACCTGCGCGAGGTGGTGGCAGCCGCGAGTCTGACCGGTTACACCGAGACCATGCTGGGCCGCCGCCGTTACCTGCCCGACCTGACCTCGACCAACCGGCAGCGCCGCGACATGGCCGAGCGGATGGCGCTCAATGCACCCATCCAGGGATCGGCGGCCGACATCATCAAGCTGGCCATGCTGCGCGTCGACGCCGCACTGCGCACCGCCGACGCGCAGTCGCGGATGCTGCTGCAGGTGCACGACGAACTGGTGCTGGAGATCGCGCCGGGGGAGCGGGCCGACGTCGAGGCGCTCGTACGCCGCGAGATGGGCGCCGCGATCGACCTGGATGTGCCGCTCGACGTCAGTGTGGGTGTCGGCTCGTCCTGGCACGACGCCGCCCACTGA
- a CDS encoding AAA family ATPase, whose translation MAKGWLERTPVPLRRVAPSEHASVDYSHWVTSLGPVRQLLAEGLDLSPATVLVGENGTGKSTLVEAIAMAYGMNGEGGSTGATHSTWVSESPLWDWLSLTRSPGGSRWGYFVRAETMHGLFTFLDGTREENYTRDPEFHQLSHGEAFQTLFDTTRFTGDGFYVLDEPEAGLSFTAQLRLVSELMGMLEHSGVQVLIATHSPIIASLPGATVLELDADGFHERAWDDLDLVLHYRGFCELPERYLRHLR comes from the coding sequence ATGGCGAAGGGGTGGCTGGAGAGGACTCCGGTGCCCCTGCGCCGCGTCGCCCCGAGCGAGCACGCGTCGGTCGACTACTCGCACTGGGTGACCTCGCTCGGCCCGGTTCGCCAGCTGCTCGCCGAGGGGCTCGACCTGTCCCCAGCGACCGTGCTGGTCGGAGAGAACGGCACCGGGAAATCCACCCTCGTCGAGGCCATCGCGATGGCGTACGGGATGAACGGTGAGGGTGGTTCGACCGGCGCCACCCACTCGACCTGGGTCAGCGAATCGCCGCTGTGGGATTGGCTGTCTCTCACCCGATCGCCCGGCGGGTCGCGGTGGGGCTACTTCGTACGCGCCGAGACGATGCACGGGTTGTTCACGTTCCTGGACGGCACCCGGGAGGAGAACTACACCCGGGACCCGGAGTTCCACCAGCTCAGCCACGGCGAGGCGTTCCAGACCCTCTTCGACACCACGCGGTTCACCGGCGACGGGTTCTACGTGCTCGACGAGCCCGAGGCGGGGCTCTCCTTCACGGCGCAGCTGCGACTGGTCAGCGAGCTGATGGGCATGTTGGAGCACTCCGGCGTCCAGGTGCTGATCGCCACCCACTCACCGATCATCGCGAGCCTGCCCGGCGCCACGGTGCTCGAGTTGGACGCCGACGGCTTCCACGAGCGTGCGTGGGACGACCTGGATCTGGTGCTGCACTACCGCGGCTTCTGCGAGCTGCCCGAGCGGTACCTGCGCCACCTGCGCTGA
- a CDS encoding GNAT family N-acetyltransferase, translated as MSTTPEIRVRPRREEDLVVLEQVLAAQQPTSRYPLRWPLPFPVREFIVRPDELVALVAEDEGRVVGHVSVTAVLPGELGEAWAAGAGRPIDELACLSVLFVDLTVRGRRIGGALMDAAEDWIFARGRTAVLDVVTANERPLAVYRHRGWSEIGHARPDWLPDTEPPVILMAKSAPAVTPAT; from the coding sequence ATGAGCACCACGCCTGAGATCCGCGTCCGACCCCGCCGCGAGGAGGACCTCGTCGTCCTCGAGCAGGTGCTGGCAGCGCAGCAGCCGACGTCGCGCTACCCGTTGCGGTGGCCGTTGCCGTTCCCCGTGCGCGAGTTCATCGTCCGGCCCGACGAGCTGGTCGCCCTGGTGGCGGAGGACGAGGGCCGGGTGGTCGGTCACGTCTCGGTGACCGCGGTGCTGCCGGGTGAGCTGGGCGAGGCGTGGGCGGCCGGCGCCGGTCGACCCATCGACGAACTGGCCTGTCTCTCAGTCCTGTTCGTCGACCTCACGGTGCGCGGTCGGCGTATCGGCGGTGCCCTGATGGACGCGGCGGAGGACTGGATCTTCGCCCGCGGCCGGACCGCTGTGCTCGACGTCGTGACCGCCAACGAGCGTCCGCTCGCCGTCTACCGGCACCGTGGGTGGAGCGAGATCGGCCACGCCCGTCCGGACTGGCTGCCCGACACCGAACCCCCGGTCATCCTGATGGCGAAGTCCGCACCCGCTGTCACCCCGGCGACCTAG
- a CDS encoding metal ABC transporter permease, with protein MADALAKLISFDQFWSLLPLVTSSLVAGALLGVIAGVIGPMIQARDLAFAVHGTAELSFAGAAAALLAGVSITLGAVAGSVIGAIVLALMGIRARQSNSLIGIVLPFGLGLGVLFLSLYDGRSSNKFGLLLGQIVSVDNAQLGSLALLTVVVAVVLIPLWRPMFFAAVDPVVAQARGVRVRELSLIFMVVLGLVCAMCVQLVGALLVMALLITPTAAATCLTARPALVSVLSVAFAVLSMEGGILLSLSPGRPISPYVTTLSFAIYLVCRAVGAVRTRRGWSTRAVAA; from the coding sequence ATGGCTGACGCGCTCGCCAAACTGATCTCCTTCGACCAGTTCTGGTCGCTGCTGCCCCTGGTCACGTCGTCGCTCGTCGCGGGAGCGCTGCTCGGCGTCATCGCCGGCGTCATCGGACCGATGATCCAGGCGCGTGACCTGGCATTCGCCGTACACGGCACCGCGGAGCTGTCCTTCGCCGGCGCCGCCGCCGCGCTGCTCGCCGGGGTGAGCATCACCCTCGGTGCGGTCGCCGGGTCCGTGATCGGCGCGATCGTGTTGGCACTCATGGGTATCCGCGCACGGCAGAGCAACTCGCTCATCGGCATCGTGCTGCCCTTCGGGCTCGGACTCGGGGTGCTCTTCCTGTCGCTCTACGACGGTCGCAGCAGCAACAAGTTCGGCCTGCTGCTCGGCCAGATCGTCTCGGTCGACAACGCTCAGCTGGGATCGCTGGCGCTGCTGACGGTGGTGGTCGCCGTCGTGCTGATCCCGCTGTGGCGCCCGATGTTCTTCGCAGCCGTCGATCCGGTGGTGGCTCAGGCACGCGGCGTACGGGTGCGCGAGCTCTCCCTGATCTTCATGGTGGTGCTCGGCCTCGTCTGCGCCATGTGCGTGCAGCTGGTCGGCGCCCTCCTGGTGATGGCGCTGCTCATCACCCCCACGGCCGCCGCCACGTGTCTGACCGCGCGACCGGCGCTGGTCAGCGTGCTGTCGGTGGCCTTCGCGGTGCTGTCCATGGAGGGCGGGATCCTGCTGTCCCTCTCCCCCGGGCGACCGATCAGCCCGTACGTGACCACGCTCTCCTTCGCGATCTACCTCGTATGCCGTGCCGTGGGCGCCGTCCGGACCCGCCGTGGCTGGTCGACCCGCGCCGTTGCAGCATGA
- a CDS encoding metal ABC transporter ATP-binding protein, translated as MTPVVSLHDAELAYGSRVLWSGLDLQVQAGEFVGVLGPNGAGKSSLLRVLLGEQPLRHGRALVCGEPVHRGSPLIGYIPQHGALAPDTAIRGRDLVGFGWDGHRIGISLGSRAKKDAVQRAMQTVGATAYADAPLSMLSGGERQRLRIAQALVTRPRLLLCDEPLLNLDLHHQREVAQAIDRVRRLEGTAVLFVTHEINPILPLVDHVAYLAGGKARVGTAEEVMRAEVLSELYGAPVDVLHHHGRIVVLGGDDSATPGHDHHHEEAHEHG; from the coding sequence GTGACCCCCGTGGTCTCCCTGCACGACGCGGAGCTGGCCTACGGCAGTCGCGTGCTGTGGAGCGGGCTGGACCTTCAGGTGCAGGCCGGCGAGTTCGTCGGTGTCCTCGGGCCCAACGGCGCAGGAAAGTCGTCCCTGTTGCGGGTGCTGCTCGGCGAGCAGCCGCTGCGTCACGGCCGGGCGCTGGTCTGTGGGGAACCGGTGCACCGCGGTTCGCCCCTGATCGGGTACATCCCCCAGCACGGCGCGCTCGCGCCGGACACCGCGATCCGCGGACGTGACCTGGTGGGCTTCGGCTGGGACGGCCACCGGATCGGCATCAGCCTCGGCTCGCGCGCCAAGAAGGACGCGGTGCAGCGCGCCATGCAGACCGTCGGAGCCACGGCGTACGCCGACGCGCCACTGTCGATGCTCTCCGGCGGGGAGCGCCAGCGCCTCCGGATCGCGCAGGCCCTCGTCACCCGGCCACGGCTGCTGCTGTGCGACGAACCGCTGCTCAACCTCGACCTGCACCACCAGCGCGAGGTCGCGCAGGCCATCGACCGGGTACGCCGCCTCGAGGGCACCGCGGTGCTCTTCGTGACCCATGAGATCAACCCGATCCTGCCGCTCGTCGACCATGTCGCCTACCTCGCCGGCGGCAAGGCACGGGTCGGCACCGCGGAGGAGGTCATGCGCGCGGAGGTGCTGAGCGAGCTCTACGGCGCACCCGTCGACGTGCTGCACCACCACGGGCGGATCGTCGTGCTGGGCGGGGACGACTCGGCAACGCCCGGGCACGACCACCACCACGAGGAGGCGCACGAGCATGGCTGA
- a CDS encoding metal ABC transporter solute-binding protein, Zn/Mn family has product MKRPVAALAAAVAVLVLAGCGSGGGSKASDGKVQVWTSTDVWGSVARYVGGERAQVTSAITSPSQDPHDYESTARDKLAVRKSAVAVYNGGGYDDWAQKLVTGDSGTTAVDAVTVSGLDHGHDPSFNEHVFWSLPTSIKVADVLAADLAKADPAHAAYFRANARSFATKIGALTTRARSIGVAHPHLSALMTEPVVGYLLSTAGIADGTPATYREQSEADSVSAVALRAATTAISTKRVQLVTLNAQTSDATSAVLQNAADKVGVPVVQVYETFPAGEHDYLNWVLSCITTLQRALS; this is encoded by the coding sequence ATGAAGCGTCCCGTCGCCGCCCTCGCCGCCGCGGTCGCGGTCCTCGTCCTCGCGGGGTGTGGATCCGGCGGCGGGAGCAAGGCCTCCGACGGGAAGGTGCAGGTCTGGACCTCCACCGACGTCTGGGGCTCGGTGGCCCGTTACGTCGGCGGCGAGCGCGCGCAGGTGACCTCGGCCATCACGAGCCCGTCGCAGGACCCCCACGACTACGAGTCGACCGCGCGCGACAAGCTGGCGGTGCGGAAGTCGGCCGTGGCGGTCTACAACGGCGGGGGGTACGACGACTGGGCGCAGAAGCTGGTCACCGGCGACTCGGGTACGACGGCAGTCGACGCGGTCACGGTCTCCGGACTCGACCACGGACACGACCCGTCGTTCAACGAGCACGTCTTCTGGTCATTGCCCACCTCGATCAAGGTGGCCGACGTCCTGGCGGCCGACCTGGCCAAGGCGGACCCGGCGCACGCGGCGTACTTCCGCGCCAACGCCCGCTCCTTCGCCACGAAGATCGGCGCGCTGACCACCCGGGCCCGGTCGATCGGCGTCGCCCACCCGCACCTGTCCGCGCTGATGACCGAGCCGGTCGTGGGCTACCTGCTGTCCACCGCGGGCATCGCCGACGGCACCCCGGCCACCTATCGTGAGCAGTCCGAGGCGGATTCGGTGTCGGCAGTCGCACTGCGTGCCGCGACCACCGCCATCTCGACGAAACGGGTGCAGCTGGTGACCCTGAACGCGCAGACCTCCGACGCGACGTCGGCGGTCCTGCAGAACGCCGCGGACAAGGTCGGCGTTCCGGTCGTGCAGGTCTACGAGACCTTCCCGGCCGGCGAACACGACTACCTGAACTGGGTACTCAGCTGCATCACCACACTGCAACGGGCACTCTCGTGA
- a CDS encoding sigma 54-interacting transcriptional regulator: MSASTTAPVISTVGELRASGHEQVGVREEIRRNLLSALAEGRDPWPGIQGFADTVIPQLERALLAGHDIVLLGERGQGKTRVLRTLQGLLDEWTPVIAGSELGEHPYDPITPASIRRASELGDQLPVSWRHRDQRYAEKLATPDTSVGDLVGDIDPMKVAEGRSLGDPETIHFGLIPRSHRGIVAINELPDLAERIQVSMLNVMEERDIQVRGYVLRLPLDVLVVASANPEDYTNRGRIITPLKDRFGAQVRTHYPLTVEGEVAVISQEAQLVATVPDFIVEILARFTRGLRESNAIDQRSGVSARFAIAAAETVAAAALRRASIRHEDEAVARVVDLDTASDVLTGKVEFESGHEGREEPVLEHLLRMAVADTARSRLRGIDLGLLVRSIEEGAEISTGDDVTSADLLAALPVLGESDLYDQIAERLGAHTPGERASAVELALEGLYLARKVSKDVDDDGRATYR, from the coding sequence GTGAGTGCATCCACCACGGCCCCAGTCATTTCCACCGTCGGCGAACTGCGCGCGAGCGGCCACGAACAGGTCGGCGTACGCGAAGAGATCCGGCGCAACCTCCTGAGCGCCCTGGCCGAGGGGCGCGACCCCTGGCCCGGCATCCAGGGATTCGCCGACACCGTCATCCCGCAACTCGAACGCGCGCTGCTGGCCGGGCACGACATCGTGCTGCTCGGCGAGCGCGGACAGGGCAAGACCCGTGTGCTGCGCACCCTGCAGGGACTGCTCGACGAGTGGACCCCGGTCATCGCCGGATCGGAGCTCGGCGAGCATCCGTACGACCCCATCACCCCCGCCTCGATCCGGCGCGCGAGCGAGTTGGGCGATCAGCTGCCCGTCAGCTGGCGACACCGTGACCAGCGGTACGCCGAGAAGCTCGCGACCCCGGACACCTCGGTCGGCGACCTGGTGGGCGACATCGATCCGATGAAGGTGGCCGAGGGCCGCAGCCTGGGCGACCCCGAGACGATCCACTTCGGGCTCATCCCGCGCAGCCACCGCGGCATCGTCGCCATCAACGAGCTGCCCGACCTCGCCGAGCGCATCCAGGTCTCGATGCTCAATGTGATGGAGGAACGCGACATCCAGGTGCGTGGCTACGTGCTGCGACTGCCGCTCGACGTCCTCGTCGTCGCGAGCGCGAACCCCGAGGACTACACCAACCGCGGGCGCATCATCACCCCGCTCAAGGACCGCTTCGGTGCTCAGGTGCGCACCCACTACCCGCTCACCGTCGAGGGCGAGGTGGCGGTCATCTCCCAGGAGGCGCAGCTCGTCGCGACGGTGCCGGACTTCATCGTGGAGATCCTGGCCCGCTTCACGCGCGGCCTGCGCGAGTCCAACGCGATCGACCAGCGATCGGGCGTCTCGGCCCGGTTCGCGATCGCAGCGGCCGAGACGGTGGCCGCGGCGGCCCTGCGCCGCGCGAGCATCCGGCACGAGGACGAGGCCGTCGCCCGGGTCGTCGACCTGGACACGGCGTCCGACGTGCTCACCGGCAAGGTCGAGTTCGAGAGCGGTCACGAGGGGCGTGAGGAGCCGGTGCTGGAGCACCTGCTGCGGATGGCGGTCGCCGACACCGCACGCTCCCGGTTGCGCGGCATCGATCTCGGCCTGCTGGTACGCAGCATCGAGGAGGGCGCCGAGATCAGCACCGGCGACGATGTAACGAGCGCCGATCTGCTCGCCGCGCTGCCCGTGCTCGGCGAGTCCGACCTCTACGACCAGATCGCCGAGCGGCTCGGCGCGCACACCCCGGGTGAGCGCGCCAGCGCCGTCGAGCTGGCCCTGGAGGGTCTCTACCTGGCCCGCAAGGTCAGCAAGGACGTCGACGACGACGGACGCGCGACGTACCGCTGA
- a CDS encoding vWA domain-containing protein, translated as MASKRTHRSRYGRYVGGPDPLAPPVDLAEALDAIGEDVMSGYSPEHAMREFLRRGTRDQQGLDELARQVAQKRREMLAKHNLDGTFQEVKELLDKAVLTERKRLARDLDDDARFAEMRIENLPPSTAAAVNELSDYPWRDPEAREDYERIKDLLGREMLDQRFAGMKQALEGATDEDRAQISEMLKDLNDLLTKHRNGEDTDAAFEQFMDKHGDLFPEQPETIEELLDSLAQRAAAAQRMRNSMTQEQRDELDALATQAFGSPELMDQLGALDDNLRALRPGEDWSGGEEFGGEQGMGLGDGTGMLQDLADLDALSEQLSQQYAGARMDDLDLDALRRQLGDEAAVDAQRLAELERQLRNRDYLQSDAQGDLRLSPRAMRELGKSLLRDVSQTLSGRQGQRDARKAGTAGEPSGASRPWEFGDTESWDVTRTLTNATLRRVGEDKDHPGPVISFEDVEVQETEARTQAAVALLVDTSFSMAMDGRWLPMKRTALALHQLISTRFRGDHLELVAFGRHAQTMEIAELTGLAPEWDKGTNLHHALILANQHFRRYPNAQPVLLVVTDGEPTAHLESDGEVFFDYPPHPLTVAYAVRELDQSTRLGAQTTIFRLGEDPGLARFLDQLAKRAGGRVLAPELEGLGAAVVDSYLSGRTYGGSSWFGASG; from the coding sequence TTGGCCAGTAAGCGAACTCACCGCTCCCGCTACGGCCGGTACGTCGGCGGGCCGGACCCGCTCGCGCCGCCGGTCGACCTGGCCGAAGCGCTGGACGCGATCGGCGAGGACGTCATGTCCGGCTACTCACCCGAGCACGCGATGCGGGAGTTCCTGCGCCGCGGGACCCGTGACCAGCAGGGCCTGGACGAGTTGGCCCGTCAGGTCGCGCAGAAGCGCCGCGAGATGCTCGCCAAGCACAACCTGGACGGCACCTTCCAGGAGGTGAAGGAGCTGCTCGACAAAGCGGTGCTCACCGAACGCAAGCGGCTGGCCCGCGACCTGGACGACGACGCGCGGTTCGCCGAGATGCGCATCGAGAACCTTCCGCCCTCCACCGCCGCCGCGGTCAACGAGCTCAGCGACTACCCGTGGCGCGACCCCGAGGCGCGCGAGGACTACGAGCGGATCAAGGATCTGCTCGGCCGCGAGATGCTCGACCAACGGTTCGCCGGTATGAAGCAGGCGCTCGAGGGCGCCACCGACGAGGACCGCGCACAGATCAGCGAGATGCTGAAGGACCTCAACGACCTGCTCACCAAGCACCGCAACGGTGAGGACACCGACGCGGCGTTCGAGCAGTTCATGGACAAGCACGGCGACCTCTTCCCCGAGCAGCCCGAGACCATCGAGGAGCTGCTGGACTCGCTGGCGCAGCGCGCCGCGGCGGCGCAGCGGATGCGCAACTCGATGACCCAGGAGCAGCGCGACGAGCTGGACGCCCTGGCCACCCAGGCTTTCGGATCGCCCGAGTTGATGGATCAGCTCGGCGCCCTCGACGACAACCTGCGCGCCCTGCGTCCCGGCGAGGACTGGAGCGGCGGGGAGGAGTTCGGCGGTGAGCAGGGGATGGGCCTCGGCGACGGCACCGGGATGCTGCAGGACCTCGCCGACCTCGACGCACTGAGCGAGCAGTTGTCCCAGCAGTACGCCGGGGCACGGATGGACGACCTCGACCTGGACGCGCTGCGGCGCCAGCTGGGCGATGAGGCGGCAGTGGACGCGCAACGGCTCGCGGAGCTGGAGCGACAGCTGCGCAACCGCGACTACCTGCAGTCCGACGCCCAGGGAGACCTGCGCCTGTCGCCGCGCGCCATGCGCGAGCTCGGCAAGTCGTTGCTGCGCGACGTCAGCCAGACGCTGTCCGGTCGGCAGGGGCAGCGCGACGCGCGCAAGGCGGGTACGGCGGGCGAGCCCTCCGGTGCCTCGCGCCCCTGGGAGTTCGGCGACACCGAGTCGTGGGACGTCACGCGCACGCTGACCAACGCGACGCTGCGCCGAGTGGGCGAGGACAAGGACCACCCCGGTCCTGTCATCTCCTTCGAGGACGTGGAGGTGCAGGAGACCGAGGCACGCACCCAGGCGGCTGTCGCGCTGCTGGTCGACACGTCGTTCTCGATGGCGATGGACGGTCGCTGGCTGCCCATGAAACGTACGGCGCTCGCGCTGCACCAGCTCATCTCGACCAGGTTCCGCGGTGACCATCTGGAGCTGGTGGCCTTCGGCCGGCACGCGCAGACCATGGAGATCGCGGAGCTGACCGGGCTCGCGCCGGAGTGGGACAAGGGCACCAACCTGCACCACGCGCTGATCCTGGCCAACCAGCACTTCCGCAGGTATCCCAACGCCCAGCCGGTGCTCCTCGTGGTCACCGACGGCGAGCCGACGGCGCACCTGGAGTCCGACGGCGAGGTCTTCTTCGACTATCCGCCGCACCCGTTGACCGTGGCGTACGCCGTCCGCGAGCTGGACCAGTCGACCCGCCTCGGCGCGCAGACGACGATCTTCCGGCTCGGCGAGGACCCCGGTCTGGCGCGCTTCCTGGACCAGCTGGCCAAGCGAGCCGGCGGACGCGTGCTGGCACCGGAGCTGGAGGGCCTGGGCGCCGCGGTCGTCGACAGCTATCTGTCGGGGCGCACGTACGGCGGCAGCAGCTGGTTCGGCGCGTCCGGCTGA
- the pdxT gene encoding pyridoxal 5'-phosphate synthase glutaminase subunit PdxT: MTKPRIGVLAVQGDVREHLRALASADVEAVPVRRPQEVARIDGLVLPGGESTTIDKLLRIFELQEPIRARIAAGMPVYGSCAGMILLADEVLDGQPGQQTLGGMDITVRRNAFGRQMDSFETDLVMPSLADGAHTPVHAVFIRAPWVERAGDGVQVLATVPTGPAQGRVVACREGALLATSFHPEVTDDYRVHHYFAAMVRDAVRVS, from the coding sequence GTGACGAAACCGCGCATCGGAGTGCTCGCCGTACAAGGGGACGTGCGCGAGCACCTGCGGGCGCTCGCCAGCGCCGACGTCGAGGCGGTCCCGGTACGCCGCCCCCAGGAGGTCGCGCGCATCGACGGCCTGGTGCTGCCCGGCGGGGAGTCGACCACCATCGACAAGCTGCTGCGCATCTTCGAGCTGCAGGAGCCGATCCGCGCGCGCATCGCAGCGGGCATGCCGGTCTACGGATCCTGCGCCGGGATGATCCTGCTCGCCGACGAGGTGCTGGACGGCCAGCCGGGGCAGCAGACGCTGGGCGGGATGGACATCACGGTCCGGCGCAACGCGTTCGGGCGGCAGATGGACTCCTTCGAGACCGACCTGGTGATGCCGTCGCTCGCGGACGGTGCACACACCCCGGTGCACGCGGTCTTCATCCGCGCGCCCTGGGTCGAGCGTGCCGGCGACGGGGTGCAGGTGCTCGCCACGGTGCCGACCGGGCCGGCGCAGGGTCGCGTCGTGGCATGCCGTGAGGGGGCGCTGCTCGCGACGTCCTTCCACCCCGAGGTCACCGACGATTATCGGGTGCACCACTACTTCGCCGCCATGGTGCGCGACGCCGTTCGCGTGTCGTGA